The proteins below are encoded in one region of Hordeum vulgare subsp. vulgare chromosome 3H, MorexV3_pseudomolecules_assembly, whole genome shotgun sequence:
- the LOC123439282 gene encoding uncharacterized protein LOC123439282, whose product MCFEFGSCFGGGRTDDYGGERPNRKEEHGRGRRGRDRTWNHVSHHNGGPADHKPLPHAAVDEAGHKAYHDGARKADHVDVGAGGYAVYPQLEAGIEAPKVPAWHNKVGDDAYTGRLQVQEPAAMDYHHYYRSRQGRY is encoded by the coding sequence ATGTGCTTCGAGTTCGGCTCGTGTTTCGGGGGCGGCAGGACGGACGACTACGGCGGCGAGCGGCCGAACCGCAAGGAGGAGCACGGCCGCGGCCGTCGTGGCCGCGACCGCACGTGGAACCACGTTAGCCACCACAACGGCGGCCCTGCTGACCACAAACCGTTGCCGCACGCCGCAGTCGATGAGGCCGGACACAAGGCCTACCACGACGGCGCCCGGAAAGCCGACCACGTCGACGTCGGTGCCGGCGGGTACGCCGTCTACCCGCAACTCGAGGCCGGCATCGAGGCGCCGAAGGTTCCCGCGTGGCACAACAAGGTCGGCGATGACGCCTACACGGGGCGCCTCCAAGTCCAAGAACCTGCGGCCATGGATTACCACCACTACTACCGCTCTAGGCAGGGCAGGTACTAG